From the genome of Rhodobacteraceae bacterium Araon29, one region includes:
- a CDS encoding zinc-binding dehydrogenase — protein MPRIMSGVYLTRHGGPEALEMRHDIAVPAAGKGQVLVQVLAAGINNTDINTRLGWYDREVTTATDAVPQKTAIEAGGWGGALTFPRIQGGDICGRIVALGAEVDDFHIGQRVTCPINIPRPRPENKRAYEVLGSERDGAFAQYCVLDAVDLYDVSAAPLSDIEIAAIPCAYGTAETLLTRAGVSKDQHVLITGASGNVGLAAVQLAALRGAKVTALAAPQKAAAVISAGASTTHGRDATLPEGQFDAVIDVVAGPIWPQLIMALRPGGQYAVAGAIAGPVVPADLRDIYLRDITIHGCTFQPPEVFRRLIDLVNQGLLCPMIAKTYPLSNITQAQADFVAKTHVGKLVLIPEDPNK, from the coding sequence TTGCCGCGCATCATGTCCGGTGTTTACCTGACCCGACACGGCGGGCCAGAGGCGCTTGAGATGCGGCATGATATTGCGGTGCCCGCCGCGGGCAAAGGGCAGGTTTTGGTTCAGGTGCTGGCTGCAGGAATAAACAACACCGACATCAACACCCGGCTTGGCTGGTATGACCGCGAGGTCACCACAGCCACCGATGCGGTGCCGCAAAAGACCGCTATTGAGGCTGGCGGATGGGGCGGTGCGCTCACATTTCCACGCATTCAGGGCGGCGATATCTGCGGCCGCATTGTGGCACTTGGCGCAGAGGTAGATGATTTTCACATTGGGCAACGCGTCACCTGCCCAATCAACATTCCACGGCCAAGACCTGAGAACAAAAGGGCTTATGAGGTGCTCGGCTCTGAGCGTGATGGTGCGTTTGCTCAATACTGTGTGCTGGACGCAGTTGATCTTTATGATGTGAGTGCCGCACCGCTCAGCGATATCGAGATTGCCGCTATCCCCTGTGCCTATGGAACGGCCGAAACCCTTTTAACCCGCGCAGGCGTGAGCAAAGATCAACACGTTTTAATCACCGGAGCGTCGGGCAATGTCGGATTGGCAGCGGTGCAATTGGCAGCGCTGCGCGGCGCTAAGGTCACCGCGCTTGCAGCGCCGCAAAAGGCCGCCGCCGTGATCAGCGCAGGGGCCTCTACCACCCATGGCCGCGATGCAACCTTGCCCGAGGGACAGTTTGATGCCGTCATTGATGTGGTTGCCGGCCCTATCTGGCCGCAGCTGATTATGGCACTGCGCCCAGGCGGGCAGTATGCCGTCGCAGGGGCAATTGCCGGGCCGGTCGTACCTGCCGACCTGCGCGATATTTATCTGCGCGATATTACTATTCACGGCTGTACCTTCCAGCCGCCCGAGGTATTCAGGCGGCTCATTGATTTGGTCAATCAAGGACTGCTTTGCCCGATGATTGCAAAAACATATCCCCTATCAAACATCACACAAGCACAGGCCGATTTTGTGGCTAAAACCCATGTCGGCAAGCTTGTGCTTATACCTGAGGACCCGAATAAATGA
- a CDS encoding homocysteine S-methyltransferase gives MSEISLLDGSIGQELVKRAGKAPTPLWSTTVMIDQPEILRDVHAEYFNVGASVATTNTYPVLHDRLVRAGLQDQIETLWAQAVKSARSARDAHGSGRIAGSIGPLVASYRPDICPSPAEAEELYRDVVAALAPHVDVLLIETMSSVDQADGALRAAMKSGLPVWLAVSVEDFDGSKLRSGENLADLAPVLNRHDTDAILINCSRPEAVSTAVDIAAQFGRPFGAYANGFTKISQGFLQEAPTVDALQERSDLSPAAYADFAMGWIDQGATIVGGCCEVGPNHIAELAARITAAGHQIV, from the coding sequence ATGAGCGAAATTTCATTACTAGACGGTTCAATCGGCCAAGAACTGGTTAAACGTGCTGGCAAAGCGCCTACCCCGCTATGGTCGACAACCGTAATGATTGATCAGCCTGAAATACTGCGCGATGTCCATGCCGAGTATTTCAATGTCGGGGCAAGCGTTGCCACCACCAACACCTATCCGGTGCTGCATGACCGCTTGGTACGGGCGGGTCTGCAAGATCAGATCGAAACGCTCTGGGCGCAGGCGGTCAAAAGCGCGCGATCCGCACGCGACGCCCATGGTAGCGGCAGAATTGCAGGATCAATTGGGCCATTGGTTGCCTCATACCGCCCGGATATCTGTCCGTCGCCTGCCGAGGCCGAGGAGCTTTATAGGGATGTTGTCGCAGCGCTGGCGCCCCATGTGGATGTGCTGCTGATTGAAACCATGTCCTCGGTGGATCAGGCCGATGGCGCGCTGCGGGCCGCCATGAAATCCGGGCTGCCCGTATGGCTCGCCGTTTCAGTAGAAGACTTTGATGGCAGCAAGCTGCGCTCGGGCGAAAATCTTGCGGATTTGGCACCTGTGCTAAACCGCCATGATACTGACGCGATACTGATCAACTGTTCGCGGCCCGAAGCGGTGTCGACCGCGGTCGACATTGCCGCCCAGTTCGGCCGGCCGTTTGGGGCCTATGCCAATGGGTTTACCAAGATTAGTCAAGGGTTTTTGCAAGAAGCCCCCACCGTGGATGCGCTGCAGGAACGCAGTGACTTGTCCCCTGCCGCCTATGCGGATTTTGCCATGGGCTGGATAGACCAAGGGGCCACAATCGTTGGCGGTTGCTGCGAAGTTGGACCAAACCATATTGCGGAACTGGCCGCGCGGATAACCGCCGCAGGGCACCAGATAGTATAG